One window of Athalia rosae chromosome 2, iyAthRosa1.1, whole genome shotgun sequence genomic DNA carries:
- the LOC105684170 gene encoding Golgi SNAP receptor complex member 1 isoform X1, protein MFSLNLLHHHPELLTDLRKQARHLENEIEAKLVAFNKLGVNAGSIHASSDTVPLLDEEHVFENMATEIESLVAKLSTVNDRMGEIKPNGAPMLHTMQRHREILKDYKLELNKTQTNFTAKRDREDLLGSVRKEIDNYKSGNGLNRREQYLKESQHLHNSDRLVNDQISIAVETRDHLVSQRHTFKRIQTRFNDISNRFPAVNSLLQRINIRKRRDSIILGLIIGFCTFLMLLYAFGSS, encoded by the exons ATGTTTTCTCTGAATTTACTCCACCATCATCCGGAACTTTTGACAG ATTTAAGAAAACAGGCTCGACACCTTGAAAATGAGATCGAAGCAAAACTTGTCGCATTTAACAAATTGGGCGTTAATGCAGGATCTATTCATGCAAGTAGCGATACAGTTCCCTTACTTGATGAAGAAcacgtttttgaaaatatggcCACCGAGATAGAATCTTTGGTAGCAAAG CTGTCAACAGTAAATGATCGCATGGGAGAAATAAAACCAAATGGAGCTCCTATGCTGCATACGATGCAACGTCATAGAGAAATTTTAAAGGATTATAAGctagaattgaataaaactcAAACCAACTTTACTGCAAAACGAGATAGAGAAGATCTTTTAGGAAGTGTGCGAAAGGAAATTGA TAATTATAAAAGTGGGAATGGTCTAAACAGGAGGGAGCAGTACTTGAAAGAGAGCCAACATTTACATAA CTCCGATAGACTGGTTAATGACCAAATAAGTATAGCAGTGGAGACGCGAGACCACTTAGTATCTCAGCGGCATACCTTTAAACGAATTCAAACCCGTTTCAACGATATCTCCAATCGGTTTCCAGCTGTTAATAGTTTGCTACAAAGAATAAACATACGCAAACGTCGTGACTCGATCATTTTAGGACTGATTATTGGATTTTGTACGTTTCTAATGTTACTGTATGCTTTTGGTTCATCATAA
- the LOC105684170 gene encoding Golgi SNAP receptor complex member 1 isoform X2 — MANSMGAVGWEDLRKQARHLENEIEAKLVAFNKLGVNAGSIHASSDTVPLLDEEHVFENMATEIESLVAKLSTVNDRMGEIKPNGAPMLHTMQRHREILKDYKLELNKTQTNFTAKRDREDLLGSVRKEIDNYKSGNGLNRREQYLKESQHLHNSDRLVNDQISIAVETRDHLVSQRHTFKRIQTRFNDISNRFPAVNSLLQRINIRKRRDSIILGLIIGFCTFLMLLYAFGSS, encoded by the exons ATGGCAAATTCGATGGGTGCTGTTGGATGGGAag ATTTAAGAAAACAGGCTCGACACCTTGAAAATGAGATCGAAGCAAAACTTGTCGCATTTAACAAATTGGGCGTTAATGCAGGATCTATTCATGCAAGTAGCGATACAGTTCCCTTACTTGATGAAGAAcacgtttttgaaaatatggcCACCGAGATAGAATCTTTGGTAGCAAAG CTGTCAACAGTAAATGATCGCATGGGAGAAATAAAACCAAATGGAGCTCCTATGCTGCATACGATGCAACGTCATAGAGAAATTTTAAAGGATTATAAGctagaattgaataaaactcAAACCAACTTTACTGCAAAACGAGATAGAGAAGATCTTTTAGGAAGTGTGCGAAAGGAAATTGA TAATTATAAAAGTGGGAATGGTCTAAACAGGAGGGAGCAGTACTTGAAAGAGAGCCAACATTTACATAA CTCCGATAGACTGGTTAATGACCAAATAAGTATAGCAGTGGAGACGCGAGACCACTTAGTATCTCAGCGGCATACCTTTAAACGAATTCAAACCCGTTTCAACGATATCTCCAATCGGTTTCCAGCTGTTAATAGTTTGCTACAAAGAATAAACATACGCAAACGTCGTGACTCGATCATTTTAGGACTGATTATTGGATTTTGTACGTTTCTAATGTTACTGTATGCTTTTGGTTCATCATAA
- the LOC105683260 gene encoding uncharacterized protein LOC105683260, giving the protein MRPDSRSISFTFHRSALAANNSLDDPKESRNLRQRLQDRFDQECPYNLSKKDRSISKGTDAKEKSEPLTPEKGWSNLSLSNVSADSRRVFRNGAEKLSKTFSSVRTTFGTISQKFRSSTRRRQRLEECHSPTISATPQTRSRHLLGRTPTKLYSPFGIESPRCAWSNSAEKENDDSTSMHKLASMEHKLRKPFQLTKANGFTSFR; this is encoded by the exons ATGAGACCAGACTCAAGAAGTATATCTTTCACGTTTCATCGGTCAGCTTTAGCTGCAAACAACAGTCTTGATGATCCGaaagaatcaagaaatttaCGACAAAGGCTACAGGATCGTTTTGACCAAGAATGCCCctataatttatcaaaaaaggATCGAAGTATCTCCAAAGGTACTGATGCCAAGGAGAAGTCTGAACCCTTGACTCCCGAGAAAGGATGGAGTAATTTGAGTCTGAGCAATGTATCAGCCGATTCGAGAAGGGTGTTCAGAAACGGTGCTGAAAAACTGTCGAAGACGTTCTCTTCTGTCAGAACAACTTTCGGAACAATTTCTCAG aaattcCGAAGTTCAACCCGTCGAAGACAGCGTTTGGAAGAGTGTCATTCCCCTACAATTTCTGCAACACCACAAACACGTTCTCGTCATTTGTTGGGCAGGACACCGACAAAACTATATAGTCCCTTTGGCATAGAGTCCCCAAGATGTGCTTGGAGTAATTCTGCTGAGAAAGAGAACGATGATTCTACTAGTATGCACAAACTTGCCAGTATGGAACACAAGTTACGCAAACCATTCCAACTAACCAAGGCTAATGGTTTTACCTCATTCAGATAA